In Vibrio crassostreae, one DNA window encodes the following:
- a CDS encoding L-serine ammonia-lyase codes for MLSIFDIYKIGVGPSSSHTNGPMIAGFNFTQKIESVLGQVTRIQIDLYGSLSLTGIGHHTDRATLLGLLGNRPDTIKITSANAAMRKAIEDKSLMVSGNHEIHFDVESDLLFHKTNLPLHENGMTISAFDESGSLLDMETYYSIGGGFIATADELQNGKQESETQVEFPFSSADQLLELSDQNGLSLGGLVLRNEVSFQGMDVIDQKADQIWKVMSLCMQRGFDTEGILDGGLEVTRRAPALLKKLEANASIENDPMEIMDWINLFAFAVSEENAAGGQVVTSPTNGAAGVIPAVLMYYHRFIKELDTKQLKDFLAVSGAIGILYKTNASISGAEVGCQGEVGVSSSMAAAGLTALRGGSNEQICIAAEIAMEHSLGMTCDPIGGLVQVPCIERNAMGAMKAINASRMALKRTSKCLISLDKVIETMYQTGKDMNKKYRETSLGGLAVIHMAPPCE; via the coding sequence ATGCTGTCTATTTTTGACATTTACAAAATCGGGGTCGGGCCTTCCAGCTCCCATACCAACGGACCAATGATCGCTGGATTCAATTTTACCCAAAAGATTGAATCTGTACTTGGTCAAGTTACCCGTATTCAAATTGACTTATACGGCTCATTGTCACTGACAGGTATTGGTCACCACACCGACCGTGCAACCTTGTTAGGCCTGCTTGGCAACCGCCCTGATACGATCAAAATAACCAGCGCTAATGCAGCCATGCGTAAAGCGATTGAAGATAAATCTTTAATGGTGAGTGGCAACCATGAAATTCATTTCGATGTAGAGAGCGACCTGCTCTTCCACAAAACCAACCTACCCCTTCATGAAAACGGCATGACTATCTCTGCCTTTGATGAAAGTGGCAGCCTTCTGGACATGGAAACCTACTACTCGATTGGCGGTGGTTTTATCGCAACTGCTGATGAACTTCAGAATGGCAAGCAAGAGTCAGAAACACAAGTTGAATTCCCCTTCTCTTCTGCCGATCAATTGCTTGAACTGTCCGACCAAAATGGGCTGAGCCTTGGTGGTTTAGTCCTACGCAACGAAGTGTCATTCCAAGGCATGGATGTGATCGACCAGAAAGCCGACCAAATTTGGAAGGTGATGTCTCTGTGTATGCAGCGTGGCTTTGACACCGAAGGTATCCTTGATGGTGGCCTAGAAGTCACACGTCGAGCTCCTGCGCTTTTGAAAAAGCTCGAAGCGAATGCCTCTATTGAAAACGATCCAATGGAGATCATGGATTGGATTAACCTGTTTGCCTTTGCGGTGAGCGAAGAGAATGCAGCGGGTGGTCAAGTCGTGACTTCACCGACGAATGGTGCGGCTGGCGTTATTCCTGCAGTATTAATGTACTACCATCGTTTCATCAAAGAACTGGATACCAAACAACTGAAAGACTTCTTAGCTGTGTCTGGTGCTATCGGTATCCTGTACAAAACCAATGCTTCTATTTCTGGCGCTGAAGTGGGTTGTCAGGGTGAGGTTGGCGTTTCTTCTTCGATGGCTGCGGCTGGCTTAACCGCCCTACGCGGCGGCAGTAACGAGCAAATCTGTATTGCGGCTGAGATTGCAATGGAACACTCTCTGGGCATGACATGCGACCCAATCGGCGGGCTAGTACAGGTACCGTGTATTGAACGTAATGCCATGGGTGCGATGAAAGCCATCAATGCATCACGTATGGCATTGAAGCGCACCAGCAAGTGTCTTATCTCGTTAGACAAGGTTATTGAAACCATGTACCAAACAGGTAAAGACATGAACAAGAAGTACCGTGAAACGTCTTTAGGCGGCTTGGCGGTGATTCACATGGCACCACCGTGTGAATAA
- the gndA gene encoding NADP-dependent phosphogluconate dehydrogenase, with product MTQIKNDIAMIGLGVMGKSLALNLLDNGFNVSGFDLNADNIERANSEAKQLNESFEGKGQFTKGTSLEHVLQSLAKPRVIALSVPAGKPVDIVVNNLLDAGLESDDIVIDTGNSLWTDTETRELNYKGKLRFFSTAVSGGEEGARVGPALMASGDQSAWQYVKPMWEAIAAKVDANGLPVAQFEAGEACAAYVGPSGTGHYVKMVHNGIEYADMQLICEVYHFMRDVLDMPTQEIGQVFEQWNNGVLNSYLMEISADILQQDDIVTGKPFVDVVLDKAGQKGTGLWTAVNSLQEGCPTPTIAQAVYARAMSGQKSQRIQGNQLLKGNIADASQLDKAEVVSELHDALYCAKLSVYAQGFDLLKTASDKEGWNLDFTQIAKIWRAGCIIRAAFLQSITSAYQQNSELANLLFDETFIKQVEERELAWRIAVANSALYGVPMPGISSALSYFDSLRCEVLPANLLQAQRDYFGSHTYSRVDRDEAEKFHVTWSQSPRTEVNA from the coding sequence ATGACTCAGATAAAAAATGACATTGCGATGATTGGTTTAGGTGTGATGGGCAAAAGCTTAGCGCTGAACCTACTCGACAATGGATTCAATGTTTCGGGTTTCGATTTAAACGCTGACAACATTGAACGCGCAAATTCAGAAGCGAAACAGCTTAATGAATCTTTTGAAGGTAAAGGTCAGTTCACTAAAGGCACTAGCCTTGAACATGTGCTTCAGAGCTTAGCAAAACCGCGTGTTATTGCGTTATCGGTTCCTGCAGGAAAACCTGTCGATATCGTCGTAAATAATCTGCTTGATGCAGGTTTGGAGAGCGACGATATTGTTATCGATACGGGTAACAGCTTGTGGACTGATACCGAGACTCGTGAGTTGAACTATAAGGGCAAGCTTCGTTTCTTCAGTACTGCGGTTTCTGGCGGTGAAGAGGGAGCGCGTGTTGGCCCTGCGCTCATGGCGAGTGGTGATCAGTCTGCTTGGCAATATGTGAAGCCAATGTGGGAAGCGATTGCTGCAAAAGTGGATGCGAACGGATTACCTGTTGCTCAATTTGAAGCGGGTGAGGCGTGTGCTGCGTATGTTGGCCCTTCTGGCACTGGTCATTACGTTAAGATGGTGCACAACGGCATTGAATACGCCGATATGCAGCTCATCTGCGAAGTGTATCATTTCATGCGTGATGTTCTGGACATGCCAACTCAAGAGATTGGTCAAGTCTTTGAACAGTGGAATAACGGTGTTCTTAATAGCTACTTAATGGAGATCAGCGCCGACATTCTTCAGCAAGACGATATTGTTACCGGGAAGCCTTTTGTTGATGTTGTGCTGGATAAAGCCGGGCAGAAAGGTACTGGATTGTGGACAGCGGTGAATAGTCTACAAGAGGGTTGTCCAACGCCAACCATTGCACAGGCGGTCTATGCTCGTGCGATGAGCGGTCAAAAATCACAACGTATTCAAGGGAATCAGCTTCTAAAAGGCAATATTGCGGATGCCAGCCAGTTGGACAAAGCGGAGGTTGTCTCTGAGCTTCATGACGCACTCTACTGCGCCAAGCTGTCTGTTTATGCTCAAGGCTTTGACTTGTTGAAAACAGCGTCAGACAAAGAAGGCTGGAACCTAGACTTCACTCAAATAGCTAAGATCTGGCGAGCGGGTTGTATTATCCGTGCTGCTTTCTTGCAAAGTATCACGTCGGCTTACCAACAAAATAGTGAGTTGGCGAACTTGTTGTTTGATGAGACTTTCATCAAACAAGTAGAAGAGCGTGAGTTGGCTTGGCGTATTGCTGTGGCTAATTCGGCCTTATATGGTGTGCCGATGCCGGGGATCAGTTCAGCATTAAGTTACTTTGATTCGTTGCGCTGTGAAGTATTGCCAGCGAACTTACTGCAAGCGCAACGGGATTACTTTGGTTCCCACACTTATTCGCGAGTCGATAGAGACGAGGCTGAAAAGTTTCACGTGACTTGGAGTCAGTCTCCAAGAACGGAAGTTAACGCTTAA
- a CDS encoding peptide MFS transporter, which yields MWNRLNKSMMFCQMMFGLSFYGVMVILTRFFLEDLNYNEADTMMVVGAFSAIGPLFAIAGGFIADKFLGAYRSLTIAFLGFASGYVLLVLGAAATNVPMALCGIALASYARGLMSPSYPSLYKRTFKTQEDFENCYPINYSVNNIGALLGQYLFPMLVLVVGFHGGFLLSAVLAGAALLMMIFVRKGLVEASAEIDQQPVSTKNWAAFLGLSAAMIGLVFFMFSNMDIGQNIVYAIGGAAIIYFVSLMMKSKKSDMLKMGTILIITFLTTCFFVYYGQMMTSMTMVAINTMRGDLFGFIPVAPEASMAMNPLWCMVAGPIIAGIFSNLEKKNINFSTATKVGFSFILTAIAFGILTMAVTTVGDDVLIRPEVFLAIHFFLAFGEVIVGSMVVAFILSVAPKHIENFSVSLFSVAIALSGIVGAVFSTSIALEKGQEITQEIVQTVYGDYFQMLTVLAVVMVGIAMAASFIIRKMLEAAKAADETIELEQANS from the coding sequence ATGTGGAATAGATTAAACAAATCAATGATGTTCTGCCAAATGATGTTCGGACTTTCGTTCTATGGCGTCATGGTGATCTTGACTCGTTTCTTCCTTGAAGATCTGAACTACAATGAAGCCGACACCATGATGGTTGTTGGTGCTTTCTCTGCAATCGGACCGCTATTTGCTATCGCAGGTGGCTTTATCGCCGACAAATTTTTAGGCGCTTACCGATCTTTAACCATTGCCTTCCTAGGGTTCGCAAGTGGTTACGTTCTACTGGTACTTGGTGCAGCAGCAACCAATGTTCCGATGGCATTATGTGGTATTGCGTTAGCAAGTTATGCACGTGGTTTGATGTCTCCTTCTTACCCAAGTCTTTACAAACGCACGTTCAAAACTCAAGAAGATTTTGAGAACTGCTACCCAATCAACTACTCAGTAAACAACATTGGCGCTCTACTAGGTCAATACCTGTTCCCAATGCTAGTGCTTGTTGTTGGTTTCCACGGTGGTTTCCTTCTTTCTGCTGTTCTAGCAGGCGCTGCGCTTCTAATGATGATCTTTGTTCGCAAGGGCCTTGTTGAAGCAAGTGCTGAAATCGATCAACAACCAGTAAGCACTAAAAACTGGGCAGCCTTCCTTGGCCTTTCTGCCGCTATGATTGGCTTGGTATTCTTCATGTTCTCTAACATGGATATTGGCCAAAACATCGTATACGCAATTGGCGGTGCAGCGATCATCTACTTTGTCTCTTTGATGATGAAATCGAAGAAGTCAGACATGCTGAAAATGGGCACTATCTTAATCATCACATTCCTGACGACCTGTTTCTTCGTGTACTACGGCCAGATGATGACGTCGATGACTATGGTAGCAATCAACACCATGCGTGGTGACCTATTTGGCTTCATTCCTGTTGCACCAGAAGCGTCAATGGCGATGAACCCACTATGGTGTATGGTTGCGGGCCCTATCATCGCGGGTATCTTCTCTAACCTAGAAAAGAAAAACATTAACTTCTCTACGGCAACGAAAGTCGGTTTCTCATTCATTCTAACGGCTATCGCTTTCGGTATCCTAACAATGGCAGTGACCACAGTTGGTGATGACGTTCTGATTCGCCCTGAAGTATTCCTAGCGATTCACTTCTTCCTAGCATTTGGTGAAGTAATTGTTGGCTCTATGGTTGTAGCCTTCATCCTGTCAGTTGCACCTAAGCACATCGAGAACTTCTCAGTAAGCTTGTTCTCTGTTGCTATCGCGCTATCGGGCATTGTTGGTGCCGTATTCTCAACGTCTATTGCACTAGAGAAAGGCCAAGAGATCACACAAGAGATCGTGCAAACGGTTTACGGTGATTACTTCCAAATGCTGACTGTTCTTGCAGTCGTGATGGTAGGTATCGCGATGGCAGCATCGTTCATTATTCGTAAAATGCTAGAAGCTGCGAAAGCCGCTGATGAAACAATTGAACTAGAGCAAGCTAACAGCTGA
- a CDS encoding gluconokinase, translating to MKSKKILVMGVSGCGKSLIGSRIAEALMLQFFDGDDFHPQSNVEKMRQGIPLTDEDRQGWLETLNKQYIEQPSAVIACSALKPQYRDILRNNNEDLVIVYLQGSFDTIWNRHKARENHYFNGQEMLKSQFETLVEPELDEALFVDISQDVEQVVESALKQIKQIG from the coding sequence ATGAAAAGCAAAAAAATACTCGTGATGGGCGTATCTGGATGCGGAAAAAGCCTGATTGGTAGCCGTATCGCAGAAGCATTAATGCTCCAGTTTTTTGATGGAGATGACTTCCATCCGCAAAGCAATGTAGAAAAGATGCGTCAAGGTATTCCACTGACAGACGAAGATCGTCAAGGATGGCTGGAAACACTGAATAAGCAATATATCGAACAACCAAGCGCAGTGATCGCTTGCTCGGCTCTAAAGCCGCAATACCGCGATATTCTGCGTAACAACAATGAAGACTTGGTGATTGTGTACCTACAGGGCAGTTTCGATACGATTTGGAATCGTCACAAAGCGCGTGAAAATCATTATTTTAATGGTCAAGAGATGTTGAAAAGCCAGTTTGAAACCTTGGTTGAACCGGAGCTAGATGAAGCGTTATTTGTCGATATCTCGCAAGATGTCGAGCAAGTCGTAGAAAGTGCACTTAAACAAATTAAGCAGATAGGTTAA
- a CDS encoding TRAP transporter large permease, whose translation MFDLSSIGIAWGSLLMLVMMIGLLLTGMQLAFVTGFVAIFFTLCWFGPDALPLIASRTYSFASGYVFLAVPMFVLMAALLDRSGIARDLFDAMKSVGRKVRGGVAVQTLLVAVLLASMSGVIGGETVLLGILALPQMLRLGYDRKLAIGTTCAGGALGTMLPPSIVLIIYGMTASVSIGDLFKASFLPAFILAGCYIGYVLIRCKLNPSLAPIPSDDETEEDIANQPSYFKALFFPLLSVATVLGSIYTGIASVTEASALGVVGIMISALIRGELNYNMLKESAIATMRTCGMIMWIGIGASALVGIYNLMGGIDFVEETILALSGGNATVTLLIMMAILLVLGMFLDWVGVALLTMPIFVPIITGLGFDPVWFGVVFCLNMQVSFLSPPFGPAAFYLKSVAPKDISLGEIFTSLLPFIALQVLVLGLVIVFPQLALWWQ comes from the coding sequence ATGTTTGATTTATCTTCTATTGGTATCGCATGGGGCAGTTTACTCATGCTGGTTATGATGATTGGTTTGCTACTCACTGGTATGCAGCTGGCCTTCGTAACAGGCTTTGTCGCGATTTTCTTCACCCTGTGTTGGTTTGGCCCTGATGCCTTGCCTTTGATTGCGAGCCGCACCTACAGCTTTGCTTCTGGTTATGTATTCCTCGCCGTCCCAATGTTCGTATTGATGGCAGCGCTCTTAGACCGTTCTGGTATCGCACGAGACCTGTTCGATGCCATGAAATCGGTTGGCCGTAAGGTTCGCGGCGGTGTTGCGGTACAAACTTTATTGGTAGCCGTGTTATTGGCGTCAATGTCAGGTGTTATCGGTGGTGAAACCGTACTACTTGGTATTCTTGCTCTGCCTCAAATGCTTCGCTTGGGTTATGACCGTAAGCTTGCTATCGGTACAACCTGTGCGGGTGGCGCGCTAGGCACCATGCTTCCGCCAAGTATCGTACTGATCATCTATGGCATGACAGCCAGCGTATCAATCGGTGATTTGTTCAAAGCGTCTTTCTTACCAGCCTTTATCCTAGCGGGTTGTTACATCGGCTACGTATTGATTCGTTGTAAGCTAAACCCTTCTCTTGCACCGATTCCAAGTGATGATGAGACAGAAGAAGACATCGCTAATCAACCTAGCTACTTCAAGGCTCTGTTCTTCCCGCTGCTTTCAGTAGCAACCGTTCTAGGTAGTATCTACACAGGTATCGCTTCAGTAACCGAAGCTTCTGCTTTGGGTGTGGTTGGTATTATGATCAGTGCACTAATCCGTGGTGAGCTGAACTACAACATGCTGAAAGAGAGTGCCATCGCAACGATGCGTACCTGCGGCATGATCATGTGGATTGGTATCGGGGCAAGTGCTCTGGTTGGTATCTACAACTTGATGGGCGGTATTGATTTTGTTGAAGAAACCATCCTTGCGCTAAGTGGCGGCAATGCGACAGTTACGTTGTTAATCATGATGGCTATCTTGTTGGTACTTGGTATGTTCCTTGATTGGGTCGGTGTAGCACTTTTAACAATGCCAATCTTCGTTCCAATTATTACTGGCCTTGGCTTCGACCCAGTTTGGTTTGGTGTTGTGTTCTGTCTAAACATGCAGGTGTCTTTCTTGTCACCACCATTTGGCCCAGCGGCTTTCTATCTGAAATCAGTAGCGCCAAAAGACATCAGCTTGGGCGAGATTTTCACGTCACTGCTGCCGTTCATTGCACTTCAAGTCCTAGTTTTAGGCTTAGTTATCGTCTTCCCGCAACTCGCGCTTTGGTGGCAATAA
- a CDS encoding siderophore-interacting protein, translating into MSKPSPITLTVTQTLTITPNMQRITLSGEGLSKYPTECAGGYIKLLFSPLGTTDLSQLNEGERPTMRTYTIRQYNPVEQFIEVDFVRHITKDLQCGFAARWAMSAQVGDTISVAGPGLIQGLNLESDWFFLVADMTSLPALSAKVKSLPEHATGHAVVQINSVADKQALEAPEGIKITWLIEDETEETLSQTVRSIEWLDGQISVWTACEFESMRELRQYFRNEKEVAKENIYISSYWKRGVTEDGHKVLKQQDAQALAN; encoded by the coding sequence ATGAGCAAGCCTAGCCCTATCACATTAACCGTTACTCAAACCTTAACCATTACTCCAAACATGCAGCGTATAACGCTTAGCGGTGAGGGATTAAGTAAATACCCGACAGAATGTGCCGGCGGCTACATCAAGCTTTTATTCTCGCCACTCGGCACCACAGATTTGAGCCAATTGAATGAAGGTGAGCGTCCTACCATGCGCACTTACACTATTCGTCAGTACAACCCAGTAGAGCAATTTATCGAAGTCGATTTCGTTCGCCACATCACTAAAGATTTGCAATGTGGTTTTGCTGCAAGATGGGCAATGAGCGCACAAGTGGGTGATACTATTTCAGTGGCAGGCCCAGGTTTGATTCAAGGACTCAACCTTGAGTCAGATTGGTTCTTCTTAGTCGCAGACATGACTTCACTCCCTGCGCTTTCCGCAAAAGTAAAATCACTTCCAGAGCACGCGACAGGCCACGCTGTGGTTCAAATCAATTCAGTAGCAGACAAGCAAGCGCTTGAAGCACCTGAAGGCATCAAAATCACTTGGTTGATTGAAGATGAAACAGAAGAAACACTATCACAAACCGTTCGCAGCATTGAATGGTTAGACGGTCAGATTTCAGTATGGACAGCGTGTGAATTTGAAAGCATGCGTGAGCTAAGACAGTACTTCCGTAACGAAAAAGAAGTAGCCAAAGAGAACATCTACATCAGTAGCTACTGGAAACGTGGCGTCACTGAAGATGGCCACAAAGTTCTGAAACAACAAGATGCTCAAGCTTTAGCGAACTGA
- the gntR gene encoding gluconate operon transcriptional repressor GntR — protein MSNKKKRPTLQDVANLVGVTKMTVSRCLRDSSQVSEALRDKINAAVDELGYIPNRAPDILSNAKSNAIGVLVPSLTNQVFAEVIRGIEQVTAPAGYQTMIAHYGYSAELEEQSIASLLSYNVDAIILSENVHTDRARKMLQTASIPVIEIMDSVSPRIEQAVGFDNFEAARAMTKTMLERGRTNIAYLAARMDERTRLKMAGYEHAMQEADKSPVTLQTEDASSFTLGAKLIGELLEKHPQVNGIFCTNDDLAIGAFYECVRRGIQVPEQMAIAGFHGHDITVAMTPRLATVVTPREQIGKVAAEQVVARLKGNKEWIAKLDLGYEIEVGESI, from the coding sequence ATGTCGAATAAGAAAAAACGTCCCACATTACAAGATGTTGCCAACTTAGTTGGTGTCACCAAGATGACCGTGAGTCGCTGTCTGAGAGATTCTTCTCAAGTATCAGAAGCGCTACGAGACAAGATCAACGCCGCAGTCGATGAACTGGGCTATATCCCTAACCGTGCACCAGACATTCTTTCCAATGCAAAGAGTAATGCAATAGGTGTGTTGGTTCCCTCGCTAACTAACCAAGTTTTTGCTGAAGTTATTCGTGGTATCGAGCAAGTCACCGCACCAGCAGGCTATCAAACCATGATTGCCCACTACGGCTATAGCGCAGAACTGGAAGAACAGAGTATTGCTTCGCTGCTCTCATACAATGTGGATGCGATTATTCTGTCTGAAAATGTGCATACCGATAGAGCGCGTAAGATGCTACAGACCGCGTCGATTCCTGTGATTGAGATTATGGACTCGGTATCGCCAAGAATTGAACAAGCTGTTGGCTTTGATAACTTCGAAGCGGCTAGGGCTATGACTAAAACCATGCTCGAACGAGGGCGTACCAATATTGCTTATTTAGCAGCACGTATGGACGAGCGAACTCGCTTAAAAATGGCGGGCTACGAACATGCGATGCAAGAAGCCGACAAATCGCCCGTGACACTGCAAACGGAAGACGCTTCCTCGTTTACTCTTGGTGCAAAACTGATTGGCGAGTTACTAGAGAAGCACCCACAAGTGAATGGCATTTTCTGTACTAACGATGACTTAGCGATTGGTGCTTTCTACGAATGTGTGAGACGCGGTATTCAAGTACCAGAGCAGATGGCGATTGCCGGTTTCCACGGACACGACATCACAGTGGCGATGACACCTCGTTTAGCGACTGTAGTAACACCGAGGGAGCAGATCGGTAAAGTTGCGGCAGAACAAGTTGTGGCGCGTTTAAAAGGTAATAAAGAGTGGATTGCGAAGTTGGATCTTGGCTATGAGATTGAAGTAGGCGAGAGTATTTAA